A region from the Paenibacillus humicola genome encodes:
- a CDS encoding cysteine-rich CWC family protein — translation MANDPARCPLCGGDNSCVMAAGRKDEPCWCMTARFPEEIFALIPPENRRKACICPACLERFKHGHNEQQSTKPKSIEP, via the coding sequence ATGGCAAACGACCCGGCGAGATGCCCGCTCTGCGGAGGCGATAACAGCTGCGTCATGGCGGCCGGCCGAAAGGACGAGCCGTGCTGGTGCATGACGGCCCGCTTCCCGGAGGAAATCTTTGCGCTCATCCCTCCCGAGAACCGGCGAAAAGCCTGCATCTGTCCGGCTTGCCTGGAGCGGTTCAAGCACGGTCATAACGAACAGCAGTCAACCAAACCGAAGTCAATCGAACCGTAG
- a CDS encoding UvrD-helicase domain-containing protein — protein MSGRDAAGGSEEHSPGAGKVDEPAGVPHDDGEEAADDSDGEAGAETAAHSEPLPPARDFIELVERFGGERGDEPLYRLVLKLYDFAKSHPWPEHWLLHTAERFDLRETAELRRTEWADTIRLQAMLGLEGAERLLLQALELTRRPAGPAVYAETLEDDLAAVRGLTERLRAEPWEGWSGAFDAIAFGKLKSMRGDGFDKTLQEQAKELRDQAKSAVSGLKEELFGRTAEQFAFELRELAPLMRTLAQLVVAFGRRFEAAKREKGLLDFGDMEHYCLRILRDPASSPERTVPSAAALEYRRQFDEILLDEYQDTNMVQEAIVALLSRPGAGNRFMVGDVKQSIYRFRLAEPNLFLHKYETYSPAAEAETALFPEQNADAAESLPAEETADDSQRFVLVNENLALEAFEAEVDEERGMRIDLARNFRSRQEVVDGVNGVFRAIMRRQTAEMDYDERAELVCGASYPPAGEDGAPERYAVEFAVLDKGAAPPPDPGQSDDGAETPADGEEAAEAAEDLQAVRLEARYIAAQILRLRGAGGANKPLAVHDGRQGGKRPLAWRDIVILLRADKMWAPVMIEELRTHGIPAHAELSSGYFEATEVETVLSLLRVVDNPYQDIPLAGTLRSPIFGLTAEELALVRVAARNGYYFDAVKRAAGDAAVPDETRAKLWAFLSRLEAWRDEGRQSAVSELIWRIYRDTGYLDLVAGMPGGLQRQANLRALHDRARQYESSSLRGLFRFLRFIDRMRENGGDLGTAGALVEQEDVVRIMSIHKSKGLEFPVVFIAGLGKAFNRQDLSSPFLMHKQLGFGPRFVDTGMRVSYPTLPYLAIRERLRMESLAEEMRILYVALTRPKEKMFLVGTVADAERQAERWRAMVDGGGSLPDFRLAQAKRFLDWLAPLALSEGSSVTAEIGADSAEAGFWTAPADDDSRTGADETGMLQSDRMGIAENDSNSLTAEGEALSGTYAASAQSGFVHDDPGGAERTARPDRIEEGQTEPGVRELPLAAAERRNGGRQTAALRNWKTGVVAASLLVPQAAPAAETDESAEAAFRERLRAVRALVPLPASPALAAELEHRFGWQYPYAAATTVAAKTSVTEMKRLHAEADEEAAALPLPEGIAGTASEPSKDKPLAAEAVGDRAEQLAFDFGESESETDLPVPDWKVADAGSADAEPAAGERLAEAGGNAGPVLDEPSAADEHGTAAAGGFIRVPGAPADVGGASVNSAHPAFDAAVRGTFPAQGSGGAFTFRLRRPKFMEEASLTAAERGTVSHLVMQHIPLSLGEVDEESVRVTTRRLLERRMLTDRQAEAVDPAAIAAFFREPVGRRLLTADWVRRETPFSCTFPGERVYPGAGHGLGSEPVLIQGVIDCLFRDGKGLVLLDYKTDRIVMKRWSEAAERHRFQLTLYAEAVGRILGEPVGECYVFFFDGGRAVRLF, from the coding sequence ATGAGCGGCCGGGACGCTGCCGGCGGATCGGAAGAGCATTCGCCGGGCGCCGGAAAAGTGGACGAGCCAGCCGGAGTCCCGCACGATGACGGCGAGGAGGCTGCCGATGATTCGGACGGCGAAGCGGGTGCGGAGACAGCGGCGCATTCCGAGCCGCTGCCGCCTGCGCGCGATTTCATCGAGCTTGTCGAGCGATTCGGGGGCGAACGCGGCGACGAGCCGCTGTACCGCCTTGTGCTGAAGCTGTACGATTTTGCGAAAAGCCATCCGTGGCCGGAGCACTGGCTGCTGCATACGGCGGAGCGCTTCGATCTCCGGGAAACGGCGGAGCTTAGACGCACCGAATGGGCGGATACGATCCGGCTTCAAGCCATGCTCGGCCTTGAAGGGGCGGAACGCCTGCTTCTTCAGGCGCTCGAGCTGACCCGCCGGCCGGCAGGACCGGCGGTATACGCGGAGACGCTCGAGGATGATTTGGCGGCGGTCCGGGGCTTGACGGAGCGGCTGCGCGCCGAGCCGTGGGAAGGCTGGTCCGGCGCGTTTGACGCCATTGCCTTCGGCAAGCTGAAAAGCATGCGCGGCGACGGCTTCGACAAAACGCTGCAAGAGCAGGCGAAGGAGCTGCGCGACCAGGCGAAATCGGCGGTTTCCGGATTGAAGGAGGAGCTGTTCGGCCGCACGGCCGAGCAGTTCGCGTTTGAGCTGCGGGAGCTGGCGCCGCTCATGCGCACGCTGGCGCAGCTTGTTGTCGCTTTCGGCCGGCGGTTCGAGGCGGCCAAACGGGAGAAAGGGCTGCTCGATTTCGGTGACATGGAGCATTACTGCCTGCGCATTTTGCGCGATCCGGCATCGTCTCCGGAGCGGACGGTTCCGTCCGCGGCCGCGCTCGAATACCGGCGCCAGTTCGACGAGATTTTGCTTGACGAATATCAAGATACGAACATGGTGCAGGAGGCGATCGTTGCGCTCCTGTCCAGACCGGGAGCTGGTAACCGCTTCATGGTCGGCGACGTGAAGCAGAGCATTTACCGGTTCCGGCTCGCGGAGCCGAACCTGTTCCTGCATAAATACGAAACGTATTCCCCGGCGGCGGAAGCGGAGACGGCTCTTTTTCCGGAACAGAACGCCGATGCGGCGGAAAGTCTTCCGGCAGAGGAAACCGCGGATGACAGCCAGCGCTTTGTCCTTGTGAACGAGAACTTAGCGCTCGAGGCTTTCGAAGCGGAGGTCGACGAAGAGCGCGGGATGCGGATCGACCTTGCTCGTAATTTTCGCAGCCGGCAGGAGGTTGTGGACGGTGTGAACGGCGTTTTTCGGGCGATCATGCGCCGTCAGACGGCGGAGATGGACTACGACGAGCGCGCCGAGCTCGTGTGCGGCGCGTCGTATCCGCCCGCCGGCGAGGACGGAGCTCCCGAACGGTATGCGGTCGAATTTGCCGTTCTGGATAAAGGCGCGGCGCCGCCGCCGGATCCCGGGCAGTCCGATGACGGAGCGGAAACGCCCGCGGACGGGGAAGAAGCCGCGGAAGCGGCGGAAGATCTGCAGGCCGTGCGGCTGGAGGCGCGATATATTGCGGCGCAAATTTTGCGCCTGCGCGGCGCGGGCGGAGCGAACAAGCCTTTGGCCGTGCACGACGGCAGGCAGGGCGGCAAACGGCCGCTCGCCTGGCGGGACATCGTCATCCTGCTGCGGGCCGACAAAATGTGGGCGCCGGTTATGATCGAGGAGCTGCGGACGCACGGTATTCCGGCACACGCCGAGCTGAGCAGCGGCTATTTCGAGGCGACGGAAGTCGAGACCGTGCTGTCGCTGCTGCGCGTCGTCGACAATCCTTATCAGGACATTCCGCTGGCCGGAACGCTGCGTTCGCCGATATTCGGATTGACGGCGGAGGAGCTGGCGCTTGTGCGGGTCGCCGCCCGAAACGGCTATTATTTCGACGCGGTTAAACGGGCGGCCGGGGACGCGGCGGTACCCGATGAGACGCGGGCGAAGCTTTGGGCGTTCCTGTCGCGCCTGGAAGCGTGGCGCGATGAAGGGAGGCAGAGCGCGGTATCCGAGCTGATTTGGCGGATATACCGGGATACCGGATATCTCGATCTCGTCGCCGGCATGCCGGGCGGGCTTCAGCGGCAGGCGAACCTGCGCGCCCTGCACGACCGCGCGCGGCAGTACGAATCGTCGTCGCTGCGCGGCTTATTCCGCTTCCTGCGCTTTATCGACCGGATGCGCGAGAACGGCGGCGATCTGGGGACGGCCGGAGCGCTCGTGGAGCAGGAGGACGTCGTCCGGATCATGTCCATTCACAAGAGTAAAGGGCTCGAATTCCCCGTCGTGTTCATCGCCGGGCTCGGCAAAGCGTTTAATCGCCAGGACCTCAGCAGCCCGTTTTTGATGCATAAGCAGCTTGGCTTCGGGCCGCGGTTTGTCGACACGGGCATGCGGGTCAGCTATCCGACGCTGCCCTATTTGGCGATTCGGGAACGGCTGCGAATGGAATCGCTCGCCGAGGAGATGCGGATTTTATACGTTGCGCTCACCCGGCCGAAAGAAAAGATGTTTTTGGTCGGCACGGTGGCCGATGCGGAGCGGCAGGCGGAGCGCTGGCGGGCGATGGTGGACGGCGGCGGCTCCCTGCCCGACTTCCGCTTGGCGCAGGCGAAACGGTTCCTCGACTGGCTTGCGCCGCTGGCGCTTTCGGAAGGTTCGTCCGTGACGGCGGAAATCGGTGCCGATTCGGCTGAAGCCGGCTTCTGGACGGCGCCGGCAGACGACGATTCTCGTACGGGTGCCGACGAAACCGGAATGCTACAATCGGATCGAATGGGTATCGCGGAAAACGATTCGAACAGTCTTACGGCGGAAGGGGAAGCTCTTTCCGGTACTTATGCAGCATCGGCACAATCCGGTTTTGTCCACGATGATCCCGGCGGAGCGGAACGAACGGCTCGGCCGGACCGGATCGAAGAGGGGCAAACGGAGCCAGGCGTCCGGGAGCTGCCGCTTGCAGCCGCCGAACGGCGAAACGGAGGGCGGCAGACGGCGGCGCTGCGTAATTGGAAGACCGGCGTCGTCGCGGCTTCGCTGCTCGTGCCGCAGGCTGCGCCGGCCGCCGAGACCGATGAATCGGCGGAGGCGGCGTTTCGCGAGCGGCTAAGGGCCGTGCGCGCCCTCGTGCCGCTTCCGGCGTCCCCGGCGTTAGCGGCGGAGCTGGAGCACCGTTTTGGCTGGCAGTATCCTTATGCCGCGGCGACGACCGTTGCCGCAAAAACGTCGGTGACCGAGATGAAGCGGCTGCACGCCGAAGCCGACGAAGAAGCGGCGGCGCTGCCGCTTCCCGAAGGGATTGCCGGAACGGCAAGCGAGCCCTCGAAGGACAAGCCTCTTGCTGCCGAAGCGGTAGGCGATCGTGCAGAACAGCTGGCATTCGATTTCGGCGAAAGCGAATCGGAAACGGACCTGCCGGTTCCTGACTGGAAAGTTGCGGATGCCGGATCGGCAGACGCGGAGCCGGCTGCCGGAGAGCGGCTGGCGGAGGCAGGCGGCAACGCCGGACCGGTTTTGGATGAGCCGAGTGCTGCAGACGAGCACGGGACGGCCGCGGCTGGCGGCTTCATCCGGGTGCCGGGGGCGCCGGCAGACGTCGGAGGAGCAAGCGTGAACAGCGCACATCCGGCCTTCGACGCAGCTGTTCGGGGGACCTTCCCGGCTCAAGGTTCAGGCGGAGCTTTTACGTTCCGTTTGCGGCGCCCGAAATTTATGGAGGAAGCGTCGCTCACGGCGGCGGAGCGGGGAACGGTCAGCCACTTGGTCATGCAGCACATTCCGCTCTCACTGGGCGAGGTCGACGAGGAATCCGTCCGGGTCACGACACGCCGGCTGCTGGAGCGGCGCATGCTGACAGACCGGCAGGCGGAAGCCGTCGATCCGGCGGCGATCGCCGCCTTTTTCCGGGAGCCGGTCGGCCGGCGGCTGCTGACGGCGGATTGGGTTCGGCGCGAGACGCCGTTCAGCTGCACGTTCCCCGGGGAACGCGTTTATCCCGGCGCGGGGCACGGACTCGGCAGCGAGCCGGTTCTGATCCAGGGCGTCATCGACTGTCTGTTCCGTGACGGGAAAGGGCTGGTGCTGCTCGACTACAAGACGGACCGGATCGTGATGAAAAGGTGGTCGGAAGCCGCCGAACGCCACCGGTTTCAGCTGACGTTGTATGCCGAGGCGGTCGGCCGCATTTTGGGCGAGCCGGTCGGCGAATGCTACGTATTCTTTTTTGACGGCGGCCGTGCGGTCCGGCTGTTCTAG
- a CDS encoding AraC family transcriptional regulator yields the protein MKPVNKALLKENRVHGRPLYPISIYPYSCLPGEPLMDLHWHEELEILVVTDGEAVFRVDVNNYRVCAGEAIFINSGELHSGYAPDGGSCSFIAVVFHPDMLGSGKIDVMQERYIQPLIQRKRKVPVHLTGRSPEETELLQQLETLIEANRDQRPAFELETKGLLFLMLSKLFALGDPAPQQTPAGSDETKIERLKTVLGYIQVHYGEQIRLKELADLVSMSEAYFCRFFKEITAKSPVEYVNQYRMQQAAVLLRETDKKTIDIALDVGFNNLSYFIGVFKQHYGCTPANYRKREASSS from the coding sequence GTGAAGCCGGTGAATAAAGCGCTGCTGAAAGAAAATCGCGTCCATGGCAGGCCGCTTTACCCGATCAGCATCTACCCGTATTCGTGTCTGCCGGGCGAGCCGCTGATGGATCTGCATTGGCATGAGGAGCTGGAGATTCTGGTCGTCACCGATGGCGAAGCGGTATTTCGCGTCGATGTGAACAATTACCGGGTCTGCGCCGGGGAAGCGATCTTCATCAACTCCGGCGAGCTCCATTCCGGCTATGCGCCGGACGGCGGCTCCTGTTCGTTTATCGCCGTCGTGTTTCATCCCGACATGCTGGGCAGCGGCAAAATCGACGTCATGCAGGAGCGGTACATTCAGCCGCTGATCCAGCGCAAACGGAAGGTTCCCGTCCATTTGACCGGCAGGAGCCCCGAGGAGACGGAGCTGCTGCAGCAGCTCGAAACGCTGATCGAAGCGAACCGGGACCAGCGGCCGGCGTTCGAGCTCGAGACCAAGGGGCTCTTGTTCCTGATGCTGTCGAAGCTGTTCGCGCTCGGCGATCCCGCGCCTCAGCAGACGCCGGCCGGATCGGACGAAACGAAGATCGAGCGATTGAAAACGGTGCTCGGCTATATTCAGGTTCATTACGGCGAACAGATCCGGCTGAAGGAGCTCGCGGATCTCGTCTCGATGAGCGAGGCATATTTTTGCCGTTTCTTCAAGGAGATCACGGCGAAAAGCCCGGTCGAATACGTCAATCAGTATCGCATGCAGCAGGCGGCCGTCCTGCTCCGGGAAACGGACAAAAAAACGATCGATATCGCGCTCGACGTCGGATTCAACAATTTAAGCTATTTTATCGGCGTCTTCAAGCAGCATTACGGCTGCACGCCGGCCAATTACCGGAAGCGGGAGGCATCTTCGTCTTAA
- a CDS encoding AAA family ATPase, with translation MKPIVLRLSGLQSYREAQEVDFSRLCEAGVFGIFGSTGSGKSSILDAMTLALYGKVERAANGTQGIMNQAEKQLSVAFTFELAAPGERRLYRVERQFKRSGDVTVSNTLSRFIEVTEAGETVLADKLADVTRCVEERIGLNMQDFTRAVVLPQGKFAEFLSLTGKDRRQMLQRLFRLERFGDGLALKLNQRMKAAEAALNEAAAEQHGLGDASADAVDAASARHREAAAAAAAARAELAEAERLHAERLHVRERQEALRAKQALQAKLLEEAPKVTALERELQRLAAAERLLPALDAADAAEAALRAAASRREAAGRAHAARQQAAAEAAAARAAAESAAGEAEPRLALRLEQLAQAQRLEAEAAALAASAAEGERRRADAAGRQHGFGEQAAKAEDTLARAAQRQSELKAQLQQAELSAEERQLRTAAAQRLQHAEALRAQHAAAEREAEAAAGELERRRQALRAAEADSGAAFAALESAAFRLRSVRAETAALERTLRDAARELPARLERARSAERAAQLERLAAQLASSLADGEPCPVCGSLDHPIRLHAPDVNGSQPPETGAAEAWETVQQRTQELLLRTSGLHAKLGAAFERIEEALADGDAARRSASDGAVEDAFGARRAAAAEAAAAVDAEAASAADLLNGEARAPSVMGRGPLGEERSLQAAERFLQEAEHTYVQAAASFSAVEPELTSVRARRTEAQRRYAAAESASRAQEALAEAASRRCAGLTDELDRERREWMSRFGAELTMEQAQPLLDAFEQRETAALDLRSRLERSVTFIEETAAQLHRLRQSGQEAQLEAVELAARLSGLKEQLTEKERLLREWTVGRPAAELLREAERELRELRVRLHRLKEAQETAVDALQAASGERIAAEEAERAAAARKGEADAAMHSALQSSPFQSGDEAQSLRPLLPQQEAIAAQIAKYREAERQLAAQIELLRDQLGGRSVTDEEWERCVSRLQTARARGEELLQLAAKAERDAEELKARHERWTALEEKRLKMERLCERLKTLQTVFRGNAFVEYVAEEQLVQVCRSASERLGYLTKRRYALEVDSGGGFVIRDDAGGGIRRPVSTLSGGETFLASLALALALSGQIQLRGKYPLQFFFLDEGFGTLDPELLDTVITALEKLHHDKLAVGVISHVPELRARLPRRLIVTGAEPFGRGSTVALETM, from the coding sequence ATGAAGCCGATTGTGCTGCGGCTGAGTGGTCTGCAGAGCTATCGAGAGGCGCAGGAGGTCGATTTCAGCCGGCTGTGCGAAGCCGGCGTCTTCGGTATTTTCGGCTCGACCGGCAGCGGGAAATCGAGCATCCTCGACGCGATGACGCTCGCGCTGTACGGCAAGGTCGAGCGGGCGGCGAACGGCACGCAGGGCATTATGAACCAGGCCGAGAAGCAGCTGTCCGTCGCCTTTACGTTCGAGCTGGCCGCTCCGGGCGAGCGGCGGCTGTACCGGGTCGAACGGCAGTTCAAACGCAGCGGCGACGTAACGGTCAGCAATACGCTGAGCCGGTTCATCGAGGTGACGGAAGCGGGGGAGACCGTGCTGGCCGACAAACTGGCCGACGTCACCCGCTGCGTGGAGGAACGGATCGGCCTGAATATGCAGGACTTCACGCGGGCGGTCGTGCTGCCTCAGGGCAAGTTCGCGGAATTTCTGTCGCTGACCGGCAAGGACCGCCGCCAAATGCTGCAGCGGCTGTTCCGGCTGGAGCGGTTCGGCGACGGGCTCGCGTTGAAGCTGAACCAGCGCATGAAAGCGGCGGAAGCCGCGCTGAACGAGGCGGCAGCCGAGCAGCACGGGCTCGGCGACGCCTCTGCGGACGCGGTCGACGCAGCGTCCGCGCGCCACCGCGAAGCGGCCGCCGCCGCGGCGGCGGCGCGTGCGGAGCTCGCGGAAGCGGAGCGGCTGCACGCGGAGCGGCTGCACGTGCGCGAGCGCCAGGAGGCGCTGCGCGCGAAGCAGGCGCTGCAGGCGAAGCTGCTCGAGGAGGCGCCGAAGGTGACGGCGCTCGAGCGCGAGCTGCAGCGCCTTGCGGCGGCCGAGCGGCTGCTGCCGGCGCTGGACGCCGCCGATGCGGCCGAAGCGGCGCTGCGCGCCGCCGCTTCGCGCCGCGAAGCCGCCGGGCGGGCGCATGCCGCCCGGCAGCAGGCGGCCGCTGAGGCCGCCGCCGCGCGGGCCGCGGCGGAAAGCGCGGCAGGCGAGGCCGAGCCGCGCCTCGCGCTGCGGCTCGAGCAGCTCGCGCAGGCGCAGCGGCTCGAGGCCGAAGCCGCCGCGCTGGCGGCGAGCGCCGCCGAAGGCGAACGCCGCCGCGCGGACGCCGCCGGCCGGCAGCACGGCTTTGGCGAGCAGGCCGCCAAAGCGGAGGATACGCTCGCGCGGGCGGCGCAGCGGCAGAGCGAGCTGAAGGCGCAGCTGCAGCAGGCCGAGCTGAGCGCCGAGGAGCGCCAGCTCCGCACGGCGGCTGCGCAGCGGCTGCAGCACGCCGAGGCGCTGCGCGCGCAGCACGCGGCCGCAGAGCGCGAAGCCGAAGCCGCCGCCGGCGAGCTGGAGCGGCGGCGGCAGGCGCTCCGAGCCGCTGAAGCGGATAGCGGCGCGGCGTTTGCCGCGCTGGAAAGCGCCGCCTTCCGGCTTCGCTCTGTACGCGCCGAAACGGCGGCGCTCGAGCGTACGCTGCGGGATGCCGCGCGGGAGCTACCCGCCAGGCTGGAGCGTGCCCGGTCCGCCGAGCGCGCGGCGCAGCTGGAGCGGCTTGCGGCGCAGCTGGCCTCTTCGCTGGCGGACGGGGAGCCTTGTCCGGTCTGCGGATCGCTCGACCATCCGATTCGCCTCCACGCGCCCGATGTTAACGGCTCCCAGCCGCCCGAAACAGGTGCGGCCGAAGCCTGGGAAACCGTTCAGCAGCGGACGCAGGAGCTGCTGCTTCGTACGAGCGGCCTGCATGCGAAGCTCGGAGCCGCCTTTGAACGCATCGAGGAAGCGCTCGCCGATGGGGATGCGGCTCGGCGGTCCGCTTCGGACGGAGCAGTGGAAGACGCGTTCGGTGCGCGGCGCGCCGCTGCCGCGGAAGCGGCCGCGGCCGTTGATGCAGAAGCCGCATCAGCCGCGGACTTGCTTAATGGAGAAGCCCGTGCGCCATCCGTGATGGGCCGAGGGCCTCTTGGAGAGGAGCGGTCGCTGCAGGCCGCCGAACGGTTCCTGCAGGAAGCGGAACATACATACGTACAGGCCGCCGCGTCCTTCTCCGCGGTCGAGCCGGAGCTTACGTCCGTCCGCGCCCGCCGGACGGAAGCGCAGCGCCGCTATGCCGCGGCGGAAAGCGCCAGCCGCGCTCAGGAAGCGCTGGCGGAGGCCGCGAGCCGGCGCTGCGCCGGACTGACGGACGAGCTGGACCGCGAACGGCGGGAATGGATGAGCCGGTTCGGGGCCGAATTAACGATGGAGCAGGCACAGCCGCTTCTGGATGCCTTTGAGCAGAGAGAAACGGCTGCCCTCGATCTGCGCAGCCGGCTGGAACGGAGCGTGACGTTCATCGAGGAAACGGCGGCGCAGCTTCACCGGCTGCGGCAGTCCGGGCAGGAGGCGCAGCTCGAAGCCGTCGAGCTTGCCGCCAGACTGTCCGGCCTGAAAGAGCAGCTGACGGAAAAAGAACGCCTTTTGCGGGAATGGACGGTCGGACGTCCGGCTGCCGAGCTGCTCCGGGAGGCCGAACGGGAACTCCGCGAGCTGCGGGTCCGGCTGCACCGGCTGAAGGAGGCGCAGGAGACGGCCGTCGACGCTCTGCAAGCGGCGTCCGGCGAGCGGATCGCCGCCGAAGAGGCGGAGCGGGCCGCGGCGGCGAGAAAGGGGGAAGCCGATGCCGCTATGCATTCGGCGCTGCAGAGCTCGCCGTTTCAATCCGGCGATGAAGCGCAAAGCCTGCGGCCGCTGCTTCCGCAGCAGGAAGCAATCGCCGCGCAGATCGCAAAATACCGGGAGGCGGAGCGCCAGCTTGCCGCTCAAATCGAGCTGCTGCGCGACCAGCTCGGCGGCCGGTCGGTCACGGACGAGGAATGGGAGCGCTGCGTCTCCCGCCTGCAGACGGCAAGAGCGCGCGGCGAAGAGCTGCTGCAGCTGGCCGCCAAAGCGGAGCGCGATGCCGAGGAGCTGAAAGCGAGGCACGAACGCTGGACCGCGCTGGAGGAAAAGCGGCTCAAAATGGAGCGGCTGTGCGAACGCCTTAAAACGCTGCAAACCGTTTTCCGCGGCAACGCCTTCGTCGAATATGTGGCCGAGGAGCAGCTGGTGCAGGTTTGCCGCTCCGCTTCCGAACGGCTCGGCTATTTGACGAAACGGCGCTACGCGCTCGAGGTCGATTCCGGCGGCGGCTTCGTGATCCGCGACGACGCGGGCGGCGGTATCCGCCGGCCGGTATCCACGCTCTCCGGCGGCGAAACGTTCCTCGCTTCGCTCGCCCTCGCGCTTGCGCTGTCCGGCCAAATTCAGCTTCGGGGCAAATACCCGCTGCAGTTCTTTTTCCTGGACGAGGGCTTCGGCACGCTCGATCCCGAGCTGCTCGATACGGTCATAACTGCGCTGGAGAAGCTGCATCACGACAAGCTGGCCGTCGGCGTTATCAGTCACGTTCCGGAGCTGCGGGCGAGACTGCCCCGCCGGCTGATCGTCACCGGGGCGGAGCCGTTCGGCCGCGGCAGCACGGTCGCGCTCGAAACGATGTAG
- a CDS encoding exonuclease SbcCD subunit D: MRILHTADWHFGRTLEGRSRHEEQEAFVDELAAIVKDEAIDLVLLAGDVYDSVNPPAAAEQLFYEALSRLADGGKRTIAVIAGNHDHPERVAAAAPLAAKSGIRLAGLPAASPMTADIARTGERAVIAALPYPSESRLRELLSEATDEAALRSAYSERVGRLMAKMGESFGPDTVNLAMSHIYVLGGLETDSERPIQVGGAYTVDPSALRCGAQYVALGHLHRPQRVGGDDRMRYSGSPLAYSFSEAGQAKSVTVFDAEPGAAVQPREVLLGCGRPLVQWRAKGGLEEVYRWLEEGRDARAWIDLEVALTETMTLPQIQQLRKQHDGFIHIRPVYPETEERSDADGRSREKLPAEELFRRFFARQTGGAEPDAETVRLFLELIAEDEEEAGPEDVRLEGGESA; encoded by the coding sequence ATGCGAATACTGCATACGGCGGACTGGCATTTCGGGCGGACGCTCGAAGGGCGCAGCCGCCACGAGGAGCAGGAGGCTTTTGTGGACGAGCTGGCCGCCATCGTCAAGGACGAGGCGATCGACCTCGTATTGCTGGCCGGCGACGTCTACGATTCGGTAAACCCGCCGGCTGCGGCGGAGCAGCTGTTTTACGAGGCGTTATCCCGGCTGGCGGACGGGGGGAAACGGACCATTGCGGTCATTGCCGGCAATCACGACCATCCCGAACGGGTCGCGGCGGCGGCACCGCTTGCGGCGAAAAGCGGGATCCGGCTCGCCGGGCTGCCTGCCGCATCGCCGATGACGGCCGATATCGCAAGAACCGGAGAAAGGGCCGTCATCGCGGCGCTTCCGTATCCGTCGGAGTCGCGGCTGCGCGAGCTGCTCAGCGAAGCGACCGACGAAGCGGCGCTGCGCAGCGCCTATTCGGAGCGGGTCGGCCGGCTGATGGCGAAAATGGGCGAATCGTTCGGTCCTGACACCGTCAATTTGGCGATGAGCCATATCTATGTGCTCGGCGGACTCGAAACCGACTCCGAGCGGCCGATACAAGTGGGCGGCGCGTATACGGTCGATCCTTCGGCGCTGCGCTGCGGCGCGCAGTACGTGGCGCTCGGCCACCTGCACCGCCCGCAGCGGGTCGGCGGCGACGATCGGATGCGCTACAGCGGCTCGCCGCTCGCGTACAGCTTCTCGGAAGCGGGCCAGGCGAAGTCGGTTACGGTATTCGACGCCGAGCCGGGCGCTGCCGTTCAGCCCCGGGAGGTGCTGCTCGGCTGCGGCCGTCCGCTCGTGCAGTGGCGCGCAAAAGGGGGGCTTGAGGAAGTGTACCGCTGGCTGGAGGAGGGCCGGGACGCCAGAGCCTGGATCGATCTGGAGGTGGCGCTGACCGAAACGATGACGCTGCCGCAAATTCAGCAGCTGCGCAAACAGCACGACGGTTTTATCCATATCCGTCCGGTTTATCCGGAAACGGAAGAGCGGTCCGATGCGGACGGGCGTTCCCGGGAGAAGCTGCCGGCGGAGGAGCTGTTCCGGCGTTTTTTCGCCCGTCAGACCGGCGGCGCGGAGCCGGATGCCGAGACGGTTCGGCTTTTTCTGGAGCTGATCGCCGAAGACGAAGAAGAAGCGGGACCGGAGGACGTCCGGCTGGAAGGAGGCGAAAGCGCATGA